In Zingiber officinale cultivar Zhangliang chromosome 1A, Zo_v1.1, whole genome shotgun sequence, a genomic segment contains:
- the LOC122006731 gene encoding uncharacterized protein LOC122006731: MAKRRRRLATLLPLQRGEQDVHKRRRDFSASSLSLCRASPPSTNPLLSRRSSSQAEPPSSPRREAEPPPSLAEARRETERPPLLVAKQSRLPLSSKLVAKQSRPPLLLATQRHLPLSPKLVAKQSRPPLLVAFLSRRETPRRVLSQLIFLDTRPYDLWYLEILHLFGDSSSCAFSIHNLLEAGKAYGLVAGSWLAPYAMCRTWEMIINTSKEEYDHEKRKQRFPMVLYIVSGDKDGEQGGAPVVCIEVAARLCHDFNKGQQDWAPILLLVPLVLGLEKINPRYIPLLWETFAFPQCLGILGGKPGASTYTVGVQDEKALYLDPHEVQSAVDIKMDDQEADCSSYHCRYFVSSTCIFEHVPFPSQVAHLRHKSCDRSIIGHWVLLQRQGLVDAVVIRHSFNKNLDSFLFAEFQHYAYDFEDSVRIPSSLQTSQVEHLCIVFHPASNELGFTDPSNLFSSVLIVFPSIFTFSFILCKLLTDILVHRTE, encoded by the exons CACAAGAGGCGCCGCGATTTTTCTGCTTCCTCCCTCTCCTTGTGTCGCGCCTCTCCTCCCTCTACGAATCCCCTCCTCTCTCGCCGAAGCTCGTCGCAAGCAGAGCCGCCCTCCTCTCCTCGTCGTGAAGCAGAGCCGCCTCCCTCTCTCGCCGAAGCTCGTCGCGAAACAGAGCGCCCTCCTCTCCTCGTCGCGAAGCAGAGCCGCCTCCCTCTCTCGTCGAAGCTTGTCGCGAAACAGAGCCGCCCTCCTCTCCTCCTCGCGACGCAGAGGCACCTCCCTCTCTCGCCGAAGCTCGTCGCGAAGCAGAGCCGCCCTCCTCTCCTCGTCGCGTTCCTCTCTCGCCGCGAGACCCCTCGTCGCGTTCTCTCGCAGCTGATCTTCCTCGACACTAGG CCATACGATCTTTGGTATCTTGAAATTCTACATCTTTTTGGTGATTCTAGCTCGTGCGCTTTTTCAATACACAATCTTCTTGAAGCTGGGAAGGCTTATGGTTTGGTTGCTGGGTCCTGGTTGGCTCCTTATGCTATGTGTCGAACATGGGAAATGATTATCAACACTAGCAAAGAAGAATATGATCATGAAAAACGCAAACAAAGGTTTCCCATGGTTCTATATATTGTTTCAGGTGATAAAGATGGGGAACAAGGTGGAGCTCCAGTTGTTTGCATTGAGGTTGCTGCTAGACTTTGTCATGATTTTAACAAAGGGCAACAAGATTGGGCACCTATACTACTTCTGGTGCCTTTGGTTCTTGGTTTAGAAAAAATCAACCCCAG GTATATTCCTTTGCTGTGGGAAACGTTTGCATTTCCACAATGCCTCGGCATCTTAGGTGGTAAACCTGGTGCCTCAACCTATACTGTTGGTGTGCAAGATGAGAAGGCACTCTACTTGGACCCTCATGAAGTTCAGTCG GCTGTTGATATCAAGATGGATGACCAGGAAGCTGATTGCTCTTCATACCACTGCAGGTATTTTGTTTCATCCACTTGCATTTTTGAACACGTACCTTTTCCCTCTCAAGTAGCTCACTTGAGGCATAAATCGTGCGATCGATCCATCATTGGCCATTGGGTTCTACTGCAAAGACAAGGGTTGGTTGATGCAGTGGTTATAAGACATTCCTTCAATAAAAACTTAGATTCATTTTTGTTTGCTGAATTTCAACATTACGCATATGATTTCGAAGATTCTGTTCGCATTCCGTCCAGCTTGCAGACAAGTCAAGTGGAACACCTTTGTATTGTATTCCACCCAGCTTCTAATGAGCTAGGTTTCACAGATCCATCTAATTTATTCTCAAGTGTTTTAATTGTATTCCCCTCTATTTTTACCTTTTCATTTATTCTCTGTAAATTATTAACTGATATCCTTGTACATAGAACAGAATGA